The following proteins are encoded in a genomic region of Thioclava nitratireducens:
- a CDS encoding nucleotidyltransferase family protein, with amino-acid sequence MSAYTDLVRLLRDDALSGVEGKPALKERGEKGYWYAARRVGTEMRFIYIGEDSDETRARIERIEELRATAKDRQAERSRLVRLLRAEGMTPTDRATGSILSAMAAAGTFRLGGTIVGTNAFRLYEGELGIRLPLGGMANTGDIDIAQFEKLSIALQDQVEPGLAETFSALKFDSVPGLDKGRTWRWAQGGSGQLVEFLTPAFGSETIRDLPALGVGAQALNYLNFLIAEPIFAAALYRSGILVQVPRPERFAIHKLIIADRRRDGSGSLKSSKDREQAAFLIEAMAEDRPDDLSRAYRTAMEVGPRWREHIGNSLKRMPETKSILENLDT; translated from the coding sequence ATGAGCGCCTATACAGATCTGGTGCGCCTTCTCAGGGATGACGCCCTGTCCGGTGTGGAGGGTAAACCGGCGCTCAAAGAACGCGGCGAGAAGGGTTACTGGTACGCGGCCCGTCGCGTCGGAACCGAGATGCGCTTCATCTATATCGGCGAAGACAGCGATGAGACGCGGGCGCGGATCGAACGCATCGAGGAACTCCGCGCGACCGCGAAGGACCGACAGGCAGAGCGGTCGCGGCTGGTCCGGCTCTTGCGCGCCGAGGGCATGACGCCAACGGACCGGGCGACCGGCTCCATCCTCTCCGCCATGGCGGCGGCCGGGACATTCCGGCTGGGCGGCACCATTGTCGGAACGAATGCGTTTCGACTTTATGAAGGTGAGCTGGGCATTCGCCTCCCTTTGGGTGGGATGGCCAATACTGGCGATATCGACATCGCGCAGTTCGAAAAGCTGAGCATCGCCCTGCAGGATCAGGTCGAGCCGGGGCTGGCCGAGACGTTCTCGGCGCTGAAGTTCGATTCCGTGCCCGGGCTCGACAAGGGCCGGACCTGGCGATGGGCGCAGGGTGGCAGCGGCCAGCTCGTCGAGTTTCTGACGCCCGCCTTCGGGAGCGAGACCATCCGCGACCTGCCCGCACTGGGCGTGGGGGCGCAGGCGCTGAACTACCTCAACTTCCTGATTGCCGAACCGATCTTTGCTGCGGCCCTCTATCGGTCTGGCATTCTCGTGCAGGTGCCGCGCCCCGAGCGCTTCGCCATCCACAAGCTGATCATCGCGGATCGACGGCGGGACGGATCAGGAAGCCTGAAATCTTCCAAGGATCGCGAACAGGCAGCCTTCCTGATCGAAGCGATGGCAGAGGACAGGCCCGATGATCTGTCGCGGGCCTACAGGACCGCGATGGAGGTCGGACCGCGCTGGCGCGAGCATATCGGCAATTCGTTGAAGCGCATGCCCGAGACGAAATCCATACTCGAGAACTTGGATACGTAA
- a CDS encoding CbbQ/NirQ/NorQ C-terminal domain-containing protein, which translates to MRNWWPPRASSSRSPTPQGSQSALKRLKPSTRRRFLSIAFDVAEPDAETRVIAAETGLRVAQVVPLVRLAGHIRKLSRMDMEESVGPYNASDGRQQETPAGS; encoded by the coding sequence GTGAGGAACTGGTGGCCCCCGAGGGCTTCATCCTCGCGGTCCCCGACACCCCAAGGCTCTCAGAGCGCGCTCAAGCGGCTCAAGCCTTCGACCCGGCGGCGGTTCCTGTCGATCGCCTTCGACGTCGCCGAACCCGATGCGGAGACCCGCGTGATCGCCGCCGAGACCGGCCTGCGGGTCGCGCAGGTGGTGCCTCTGGTGCGCCTCGCCGGGCATATCCGCAAGCTCTCGCGCATGGATATGGAGGAAAGCGTCGGCCCATACAATGCTTCGGACGGCCGGCAGCAGGAGACTCCTGCAGGGTCGTAG
- the tkt gene encoding transketolase has translation MLDHTQVAAKAAIDPENFALANCLRALAIDAVNAANSGHPGAPMGMADAATVLFRNHLKFDASAPDWPDRDRFVLSNGHASMLLYGLLHLTGYEDMTRDQIRNFRQWGSITAGHPEWGHAKGVETTTGPLGQGLATAVGMALAERALAAEFPGLVDHRTWVMLGDGCLQEGIGQEAISLAGHLGLGKLNLLYDDNDITIDGPTSVSFSEDVPARLAACGWHVIRCDGHDAKALDEAMAAAKAETTRPSLIAMKTVIGFGSPNRAGTAKAHGAPLGEEEGALARQALGWEAAPFEIPEHLAAAWTAIGARGTQARAEWENALAASGKAEEFTARVEGKLPEGYAAAVEAARAELFEKPQSVATRKASQIALEHLAKAVPAIIGGSADLSGSNLTRVAAVDSTFTAAAPGRYIGYGVREFGMAAAMNGLALHGGFKPYGGTFLVFSDYARNAIRLSALMGLGVTYVMTHDSIGLGEDGPTHQPVEHLASLRAIPNLNVFRPADAVETLEAWDIAIRSTGTPSLLALSRQGVPQLRSAGDENLTARGAYVIRSFGEGRDVTLLATGTEVSLAVGAAEALHAEGHSVTVVSMPCWELFDAQPEDYRAEVLGTAPRIAVEAASAFGWTRYVTREADVIGMSGFGASAPAEQLYAEFGITADAVAARAKALIAG, from the coding sequence ATGCTCGATCACACTCAAGTCGCGGCCAAAGCCGCTATCGACCCAGAAAACTTCGCCCTCGCCAATTGCCTGCGGGCGCTGGCCATCGATGCTGTGAATGCCGCCAATTCCGGCCACCCCGGCGCGCCGATGGGCATGGCGGATGCGGCCACTGTGTTGTTTCGAAATCATCTGAAATTCGACGCCTCGGCCCCCGACTGGCCCGATCGCGACCGCTTCGTGCTGTCGAACGGACATGCGTCGATGCTGCTTTACGGGCTGCTGCACCTGACCGGCTACGAAGACATGACGCGCGACCAGATTCGCAATTTCCGGCAATGGGGGTCGATCACGGCCGGCCACCCGGAATGGGGCCACGCGAAGGGCGTCGAGACGACGACCGGTCCGCTGGGTCAAGGCTTGGCGACCGCCGTCGGCATGGCGCTGGCAGAGCGCGCGCTGGCCGCCGAGTTTCCCGGCCTTGTCGATCACCGCACTTGGGTGATGCTGGGCGACGGCTGTCTGCAGGAAGGGATCGGGCAAGAGGCGATCTCGCTTGCGGGCCATCTCGGGCTGGGCAAGCTGAACCTTCTTTACGACGACAACGACATCACCATCGACGGGCCGACCTCCGTGTCCTTCTCGGAAGATGTCCCGGCGCGGCTTGCGGCCTGCGGCTGGCATGTGATCCGCTGCGACGGCCATGACGCCAAGGCGCTGGACGAGGCCATGGCGGCGGCAAAGGCGGAAACGACGCGTCCCAGCTTGATCGCGATGAAAACGGTGATCGGCTTCGGCTCGCCCAACCGGGCGGGCACGGCGAAGGCGCATGGCGCGCCGCTCGGGGAGGAAGAAGGCGCGCTGGCCAGGCAGGCACTCGGCTGGGAGGCTGCGCCCTTTGAAATTCCCGAGCACCTCGCCGCGGCCTGGACCGCCATCGGCGCCCGCGGCACGCAAGCCCGCGCGGAATGGGAAAACGCCCTCGCCGCCTCCGGCAAGGCCGAAGAGTTCACCGCCCGCGTCGAGGGCAAGCTGCCCGAAGGCTACGCCGCCGCCGTCGAAGCTGCGCGCGCCGAGCTGTTCGAGAAACCGCAATCGGTCGCCACCCGCAAAGCCTCGCAGATCGCGCTGGAGCATCTCGCCAAGGCAGTGCCCGCGATAATCGGCGGCAGCGCCGACCTATCCGGCTCCAACCTGACGCGAGTCGCGGCCGTCGACAGCACCTTCACCGCCGCGGCTCCGGGCCGTTACATCGGCTATGGCGTGCGCGAGTTCGGCATGGCAGCGGCGATGAACGGTCTGGCGCTACATGGCGGCTTCAAGCCTTATGGCGGCACGTTCCTCGTGTTCTCTGATTACGCGCGCAACGCGATCCGCCTTTCCGCCCTGATGGGGCTGGGCGTCACCTATGTGATGACCCACGACTCCATCGGGCTTGGCGAGGACGGCCCCACGCACCAACCGGTCGAGCATCTGGCCTCGCTGCGCGCGATCCCCAACCTCAACGTGTTCCGGCCTGCTGATGCGGTAGAGACGCTGGAGGCCTGGGATATCGCGATCCGGTCGACGGGCACGCCGTCGCTGCTCGCGCTGTCGCGGCAAGGGGTGCCGCAACTGCGGAGCGCGGGAGATGAGAACCTGACCGCGCGCGGCGCCTATGTGATCCGCTCCTTCGGGGAAGGTCGCGACGTGACGCTTCTTGCAACCGGGACCGAGGTGTCGCTGGCCGTGGGAGCCGCCGAGGCGTTGCACGCCGAGGGCCACAGCGTCACCGTCGTTTCGATGCCCTGCTGGGAGCTGTTCGACGCGCAGCCCGAGGACTACCGGGCCGAGGTTCTCGGCACCGCGCCGCGGATCGCTGTCGAGGCCGCGTCGGCCTTCGGCTGGACCCGCTACGTCACGCGCGAGGCGGATGTGATCGGCATGTCGGGCTTTGGCGCCTCCGCCCCGGCGGAGCAACTTTACGCGGAGTTCGGCATCACCGCAGACGCGGTCGCCGCACGCGCCAAGGCGTTGATCGCAGGCTAA
- a CDS encoding dihydroxy-acid dehydratase, which yields MSGTTFGTIVLHVTPEADLGGPLALVRDGDRIRLSAMHKSIDLLP from the coding sequence TTGTCGGGAACGACGTTTGGCACGATTGTGCTACATGTGACGCCAGAGGCAGACCTTGGCGGGCCACTGGCGTTGGTCCGAGATGGAGACCGCATCCGGCTTTCGGCAATGCACAAATCAATTGACCTGCTCCCCTGA